Proteins from one Streptomyces genisteinicus genomic window:
- a CDS encoding RiPP maturation radical SAM C-methyltransferase, translating into MRVLLVNMPWAPIDLPSLALGILKRSVDERVPNATADVLHANIEYVDWVTRNTEFTLEDYSYYALGSYFLGCGDWVFSSALYDDPEWRVPEFTEAMANRVRGPRMEMTQALHVTAPDFVRHIAERIVELAPDVVGFTSTFQQNTAALAAAKHVKQLAPHIVTAMGGANCDGKQGEAVHRNFPFVDHVLRGEGEVSFPALIRALEAGEPLSEIPGLCWRDTDGSSVVNAMNTRPLPPAAILPPDYSGYFERLASSHARNWVEPKLVVEGARGCWWGEKHHCTFCGLNGSFMAFRSKSPDVFYDEIMELARRHRVLDMYVVDNILDMGYVKSVLPRIIDSGYDLRMHIEIKSNMRRGQLQTLADAGLIFVQPGIESLNSRVLTLMDKGVTGGQNVRMLRDAATVGLSVAWNYLHGFPGEDAEDYDDVVDQLAALEHLNPPVGPSSRIAIERFSPYFNDPGLGFSELRPAEPYRLTYDLPDAEMFDLAYVFDVPPRGIGEDVVARLDEGIAHWKRNYAGSRLTHCDLEDRIVLVSKRRAFDWTRLELTDPAELALFRLLDQPHAVKAAARKLDADHHIGEAALLGILKRWRELGVVFEDSGQFVQIAPPALNEEFLRIDFMRHTAAREAELAPTTV; encoded by the coding sequence GTGCGCGTACTCCTGGTGAACATGCCCTGGGCCCCGATCGATCTCCCGTCGCTGGCTCTCGGAATTCTCAAGCGCAGTGTCGACGAGCGCGTACCGAACGCCACGGCGGACGTGCTGCACGCGAATATCGAATACGTGGACTGGGTCACCAGGAACACGGAATTCACTTTGGAGGACTATTCCTACTACGCACTCGGTTCCTATTTCCTGGGCTGTGGCGACTGGGTGTTCTCCTCCGCTCTCTACGACGATCCCGAATGGCGAGTGCCCGAGTTCACCGAGGCGATGGCGAACCGGGTGCGCGGGCCGCGGATGGAGATGACGCAGGCGCTGCACGTCACCGCGCCCGACTTCGTCCGGCACATCGCGGAACGCATCGTCGAACTCGCCCCGGACGTGGTCGGGTTCACTTCGACGTTCCAGCAGAACACCGCGGCGCTGGCGGCCGCCAAGCACGTCAAGCAGCTCGCCCCCCACATCGTGACGGCCATGGGCGGCGCCAACTGCGACGGCAAGCAGGGCGAGGCCGTCCACCGCAACTTCCCCTTCGTCGACCATGTGCTGCGCGGCGAGGGCGAGGTGTCGTTCCCCGCGCTGATCAGGGCCCTGGAGGCGGGCGAGCCGCTGTCGGAGATCCCCGGGCTGTGCTGGCGCGACACGGACGGCTCGTCCGTGGTGAACGCCATGAACACCAGGCCGCTGCCGCCCGCAGCCATCCTGCCGCCGGACTACTCCGGCTACTTCGAACGGCTCGCCTCGTCCCACGCCCGGAACTGGGTCGAGCCCAAACTGGTCGTCGAGGGCGCTCGGGGCTGCTGGTGGGGTGAGAAGCACCACTGCACCTTCTGCGGGCTGAACGGCTCGTTCATGGCGTTCCGCAGCAAGAGCCCCGACGTGTTCTACGACGAGATCATGGAACTCGCGCGCAGGCACCGGGTCCTGGACATGTACGTCGTGGACAACATCCTGGACATGGGGTACGTGAAGTCGGTACTGCCCCGCATCATCGACAGCGGGTACGACCTGCGCATGCACATCGAGATCAAGTCGAACATGCGGCGGGGGCAGCTCCAGACCCTGGCGGACGCGGGCCTGATCTTCGTCCAGCCCGGCATCGAGAGCCTCAACAGCCGGGTGCTGACCCTGATGGACAAGGGGGTGACCGGCGGCCAGAACGTGCGGATGCTCCGTGACGCCGCCACCGTCGGCCTCTCGGTCGCCTGGAACTACCTGCACGGGTTCCCGGGCGAGGACGCGGAGGACTACGACGACGTGGTGGACCAGCTGGCCGCGCTGGAGCACCTGAATCCGCCCGTGGGGCCCTCCTCGCGGATCGCGATCGAGCGGTTCAGCCCGTACTTCAACGACCCCGGTCTCGGCTTCTCCGAGCTGCGTCCCGCTGAGCCGTACCGGCTCACCTACGACCTCCCCGACGCCGAGATGTTCGACCTGGCGTACGTCTTCGACGTCCCGCCGCGGGGCATCGGCGAGGACGTCGTCGCACGGCTCGACGAAGGCATCGCGCACTGGAAGCGGAACTACGCCGGCAGCCGCCTCACCCACTGCGACCTGGAGGACCGGATCGTCCTGGTCAGCAAGCGCCGGGCGTTCGACTGGACGCGTCTGGAGCTCACCGACCCGGCCGAACTGGCCCTGTTCCGGCTGCTCGACCAGCCGCATGCGGTGAAGGCGGCGGCGCGCAAGCTGGACGCGGACCACCACATCGGCGAGGCGGCCCTGCTCGGGATCCTGAAGCGGTGGCGGGAGCTCGGCGTCGTGTTCGAGGACAGCGGGCAGTTCGTGCAGATCGCGCCGCCGGCCCTGAACGAGGAGTTCCTGCGGATCGACTTCATGCGGCACACCGCCGCCCGCGAGGCCGAGCTCGCCCCCACCACCGTCTGA
- a CDS encoding DUF5825 family protein: MTPALTGTAPFTVTASRDYDPEVGTLPAMSLGRFEIDMSGAEAARRLFAAGARHVTLPRPVDLTDTADAAWSVRALSFVGDLSSLAVSVDWQLRTGPDPDAWRHFGHLHPPTAVLGIADPVATALAWRTTYYICKCIFRYGPGFIQVRDRRYGELRRFTIDEPEYHEAVAALTDGAHVDAVPRPILDDLMAETLVVRLGDHLWWAPYRVRRWSEAPLVI; the protein is encoded by the coding sequence ATGACTCCTGCACTCACCGGCACCGCCCCCTTCACCGTGACCGCCTCACGGGACTACGACCCCGAGGTGGGCACTCTGCCCGCCATGTCCCTGGGGCGCTTCGAGATCGACATGTCCGGCGCGGAGGCCGCCCGGCGGCTGTTCGCCGCCGGGGCCCGGCACGTCACCCTGCCCCGCCCCGTGGACCTGACGGACACCGCCGACGCGGCCTGGTCGGTGCGGGCGCTGAGCTTCGTGGGCGACCTGTCCAGCCTGGCCGTCTCGGTCGACTGGCAGCTCCGCACCGGTCCCGACCCCGACGCCTGGCGCCACTTCGGGCACCTGCACCCGCCGACCGCCGTCCTCGGCATCGCCGACCCGGTCGCGACGGCGCTCGCCTGGCGCACCACGTACTACATCTGCAAGTGCATCTTCCGCTACGGTCCGGGGTTCATCCAGGTCCGTGACCGGCGCTACGGGGAGCTGCGCCGCTTCACCATCGACGAACCGGAGTACCACGAGGCCGTCGCGGCGCTCACCGACGGTGCGCACGTGGACGCGGTACCGCGGCCGATCCTGGACGACCTGATGGCGGAGACACTCGTCGTGCGTCTGGGCGACCATCTGTGGTGGGCGCCGTACCGGGTGCGCCGCTGGTCGGAGGCTCCGCTGGTGATCTGA
- a CDS encoding NAD(P)-dependent alcohol dehydrogenase, with amino-acid sequence MTTNATTVPAYAAPAAGAPLERTTIPRRPVGEHDVMIDIKFAGICHSDIHQARDGWGTGIYPMVPGHEIAGIVTEVGPGVTRFEAGDRVGVGCLVDSCRTCDNCAAGLEQYCTGGSVGTYNALGKDGEPTYGGYSSHIVVDERFTVRIPEGIALDEAAPLLCAGITLYSPLRHWKAGPGKKVAVVGLGGLGHMGVKIAHALGAEVTVLSQSLRKEADGLKLGADHYYATSDESVFEELAGTFDLIVSTVSAPLPLDRYLGLLRTDGAFVNVGAPEEPVSLNLFSVIGGRKTLAGSGIGGLPETQEMLDFCAEHGLGAEIEVISADRINEAYERVLASDVRYRFVIDTSTI; translated from the coding sequence ATGACCACGAACGCAACCACCGTCCCCGCCTACGCCGCCCCCGCCGCGGGCGCCCCGCTGGAGCGCACGACCATCCCGCGCCGGCCGGTCGGCGAACACGACGTAATGATCGACATCAAGTTCGCGGGCATCTGCCACTCCGACATCCACCAGGCCCGTGACGGCTGGGGCACCGGCATCTACCCGATGGTGCCCGGCCACGAGATCGCCGGCATCGTCACCGAGGTCGGCCCGGGGGTCACCCGGTTCGAGGCCGGCGACCGGGTTGGAGTCGGCTGCCTCGTCGACTCCTGCCGCACCTGCGACAACTGCGCGGCCGGCCTGGAGCAGTACTGCACCGGCGGCAGCGTCGGCACGTACAACGCCCTCGGCAAGGACGGCGAGCCCACCTACGGCGGCTACTCGTCCCACATCGTCGTGGACGAGCGCTTCACCGTCCGCATACCCGAGGGCATCGCCCTCGACGAGGCGGCCCCGCTGCTGTGCGCGGGGATCACGCTGTACTCGCCGCTGCGCCACTGGAAGGCCGGCCCCGGCAAGAAGGTCGCCGTCGTCGGGCTCGGCGGCCTCGGCCACATGGGCGTCAAGATCGCCCACGCACTGGGCGCCGAGGTGACCGTCCTCTCCCAGTCGCTCCGCAAGGAGGCAGACGGCCTGAAGCTCGGCGCCGACCACTACTACGCGACGTCCGACGAGTCGGTCTTCGAGGAGCTCGCGGGCACCTTCGACCTGATCGTCTCCACGGTGTCCGCGCCGCTGCCGCTCGACAGGTATCTCGGCCTGCTCCGCACGGACGGCGCCTTCGTCAACGTAGGCGCCCCGGAGGAGCCGGTCTCGCTGAACCTGTTCTCCGTCATCGGCGGCCGCAAGACCCTCGCCGGGTCCGGCATCGGCGGCCTCCCGGAGACCCAGGAGATGCTCGACTTCTGCGCCGAGCACGGCCTGGGAGCGGAGATCGAGGTGATCTCCGCGGACCGGATCAACGAGGCGTACGAGCGGGTGCTGGCCAGCGACGTGCGGTACCGCTTCGTGATCGACACGTCCACGATCTGA
- a CDS encoding helix-turn-helix domain-containing protein: MDQRAELSEFLRSRRARLKPGDVGLPDFGRHRRVPGLRREELAQLAGVSVAYYTRLEQGHGQNVSTEVLDSIARALRLTDTEHAHLTHLASPKPKKKRGAVHRTQKVRPQLQHLIDTMDQVPALFLGRRLEILAWNRMARALFGDFAAMEAAERNMARLVFLDPNARSLYLDWECKAVEVVSILRLCAGCYPDDPQLSSLVGELSVKSEEFRSLWAAHTVQEKGHGVKRLHHPLVGELSLAYETLRFPDDHDLSLVTYHAEPDSRSAESLRLLAGWGVDEVAAGSGTA; the protein is encoded by the coding sequence ATGGACCAGCGTGCCGAACTCAGCGAATTCCTCCGGTCCCGGCGTGCCCGGCTGAAGCCCGGGGACGTCGGGCTGCCGGACTTCGGCCGCCACCGCCGCGTCCCCGGGCTGCGCCGCGAGGAGCTGGCCCAGCTGGCGGGGGTGTCGGTGGCGTACTACACGCGGCTGGAGCAGGGGCACGGGCAGAACGTGTCCACGGAGGTGCTGGACTCCATCGCGCGGGCGCTGCGCCTGACGGACACCGAGCACGCGCACCTGACGCATCTGGCGAGTCCCAAGCCGAAGAAGAAGCGGGGAGCGGTCCACCGGACGCAGAAGGTGCGGCCGCAGCTCCAGCACCTGATCGACACCATGGACCAGGTCCCGGCGCTGTTCCTGGGGCGCCGTCTGGAGATCCTGGCGTGGAACCGGATGGCCCGGGCCCTGTTCGGCGACTTCGCGGCGATGGAGGCCGCCGAGCGCAACATGGCCCGGCTGGTGTTCCTCGACCCCAACGCCCGTTCGCTGTACCTGGACTGGGAGTGCAAGGCGGTCGAGGTGGTGAGCATCCTGCGGCTGTGCGCGGGCTGCTACCCGGACGACCCGCAGCTGTCCTCCCTGGTGGGCGAGTTGTCGGTCAAGAGCGAGGAGTTCCGTTCCCTGTGGGCGGCGCACACGGTGCAGGAGAAGGGCCACGGCGTGAAGCGGCTGCACCATCCGCTGGTGGGTGAGCTGTCCCTCGCGTACGAGACGCTGCGCTTCCCCGACGACCACGATCTGTCCCTCGTTACCTACCACGCGGAGCCGGACAGCCGCTCCGCCGAGTCGCTGCGGCTGCTGGCCGGCTGGGGCGTGGACGAGGTCGCGGCGGGCTCGGGCACGGCCTGA
- a CDS encoding M23 family metallopeptidase — translation MLSRPSVATYVRFAVTALAVTGLLAAAPATANSTPRAAAEPTSAAVGVKMPTAVADRLGTERGALVDAVSADVLSRSHDARGLAPDAAVGRLAEEGRKVVVDVRTVSGDWARGVAYVEASRARHGEPEGWLYIAHREDGRWVAGLEGDGEFADHVARSPLVGAAERRTMTAYAERRTTPDAHAPHTSHASHASHASQAPQVGVLANTNGMLLPWMPDYYMTLTGGPHSHDGGSGYWSALDFAGGNASGLVRSSREGTATSMCGAGGGWTRVIHPGGFSTDYYHMRNTTYYNGTAIGRSALLGSIGTDTCAGGSATGAHVHWSLRTYDANYVGQYTWLNGRTIGGWTWWNGSSQYSGCGTRLGVTACPGTAIYNRTG, via the coding sequence GTGCTGTCCAGACCGTCCGTCGCCACGTATGTGAGATTCGCCGTGACCGCCCTCGCCGTCACCGGACTGCTCGCCGCCGCACCGGCCACGGCGAACTCCACGCCCCGAGCGGCCGCGGAGCCGACGTCCGCCGCCGTGGGCGTGAAGATGCCCACGGCCGTCGCCGACCGCCTCGGCACCGAGCGCGGGGCACTGGTGGACGCCGTGTCCGCGGACGTCCTCTCGCGGTCCCACGACGCCAGGGGCCTGGCCCCCGATGCCGCCGTCGGCAGGCTCGCGGAGGAAGGCCGCAAGGTGGTCGTGGACGTACGCACCGTCTCGGGCGACTGGGCCCGCGGCGTCGCCTACGTCGAGGCGTCACGCGCCCGGCACGGCGAGCCGGAGGGCTGGCTCTACATCGCCCACCGCGAGGACGGACGGTGGGTGGCGGGTCTCGAGGGCGACGGCGAGTTCGCCGACCACGTGGCCCGCTCCCCGCTGGTCGGCGCGGCGGAACGCCGGACGATGACGGCGTACGCCGAGCGCAGGACGACTCCGGACGCGCACGCCCCGCACACCTCGCATGCCTCGCATGCCTCGCACGCCTCGCAGGCCCCGCAGGTCGGGGTCCTGGCCAACACCAACGGGATGCTGCTGCCCTGGATGCCGGACTACTACATGACCCTGACCGGCGGCCCGCACTCCCACGACGGCGGAAGCGGCTACTGGAGCGCCCTCGACTTCGCCGGCGGCAACGCCAGCGGCCTGGTGCGCTCGTCCCGCGAGGGCACCGCGACCTCGATGTGCGGAGCCGGCGGCGGGTGGACACGGGTGATCCACCCCGGCGGATTCTCCACGGACTACTACCACATGCGGAACACGACCTACTACAACGGGACGGCCATCGGGCGCAGCGCCCTGCTCGGCAGCATCGGCACCGACACCTGCGCCGGCGGTTCGGCGACCGGCGCCCACGTGCACTGGAGCCTGCGCACGTACGACGCCAACTACGTGGGCCAGTACACCTGGCTGAACGGGCGCACCATCGGTGGCTGGACCTGGTGGAACGGATCCAGCCAGTACTCCGGCTGCGGCACCCGCCTCGGCGTCACGGCCTGCCCCGGGACGGCCATCTACAACCGCACCGGCTGA
- a CDS encoding cytochrome P450 family protein — protein sequence MSTTSPSVTGCPLRIDPAGSDIHGEAAALRRRGPATRVLLPGDVPAWSVTDPGLIRRLLTHSGISKDPARHWPAYGDLPETWPLRMWVDVRNALTAYGSEHRRLRRPLAAAFSTRRVRALVPQIEEITHRLLDDLAAGDTGDVVDLRARFAWPLPLLGVNRVLGVPDALHNGFRDTVGRLFDTAATPEEALATRDRLYELIRELVDRKRAEPADDVTSALVEAQERGELSVQELEDSFVLLIGAGHETTVNLLDQAITSLLADPGQLALARSGEVAWSRVVEETLRHQAPVATIIMRFAADRVVDEPTGVTFEQGDALVINFAAAGRDPGQHGPDADTFDAARAGAHDHLSFGHGNHLCVGAELARIEGRIALEALFTRFPGIQVAVPPDQLRPLPSFISNGHQALPVLLRGARHSR from the coding sequence ATGTCCACCACGTCCCCGTCCGTCACCGGCTGCCCGTTACGGATAGACCCGGCCGGCTCCGACATCCACGGCGAGGCCGCCGCACTGCGTCGGCGAGGCCCCGCGACCCGGGTTCTGCTGCCCGGGGACGTGCCGGCGTGGTCGGTGACCGACCCCGGCCTGATCCGCCGGCTGCTCACGCACTCCGGCATCTCCAAGGACCCCGCCCGGCACTGGCCGGCCTATGGCGATCTGCCCGAGACGTGGCCGCTGCGGATGTGGGTCGACGTCCGCAACGCCCTGACCGCGTACGGCAGCGAGCACCGGCGGCTGCGGCGTCCCCTGGCGGCAGCGTTCAGCACGCGCCGGGTCAGGGCCCTCGTGCCGCAGATCGAGGAGATCACCCACAGACTCCTCGACGACCTCGCCGCAGGCGACACCGGCGACGTCGTCGACCTGCGCGCGCGGTTCGCCTGGCCGCTCCCCCTGCTCGGGGTCAACCGCGTCCTCGGCGTCCCCGACGCCCTGCACAACGGCTTCCGCGACACCGTCGGCCGGCTCTTCGACACCGCGGCGACCCCGGAGGAGGCGCTCGCCACGCGGGACCGGTTGTACGAGCTGATCCGGGAACTCGTCGACCGCAAGCGCGCGGAGCCCGCCGACGACGTGACCAGTGCGCTCGTCGAGGCGCAGGAGCGCGGCGAGTTGTCCGTCCAGGAACTCGAGGACAGCTTCGTCCTCCTCATCGGCGCCGGGCACGAGACGACCGTCAACCTTCTCGACCAGGCCATCACCAGTCTGCTCGCCGACCCCGGGCAGCTCGCCCTCGCCCGCTCGGGCGAGGTCGCGTGGAGCCGGGTCGTGGAGGAGACCCTGCGCCACCAGGCCCCGGTCGCGACGATCATCATGCGTTTCGCCGCCGACCGGGTGGTGGACGAGCCCACGGGCGTCACGTTCGAGCAGGGTGACGCGCTCGTCATCAACTTCGCGGCGGCCGGACGGGATCCGGGGCAGCACGGGCCGGACGCCGACACGTTCGACGCGGCCCGGGCAGGCGCCCACGACCATCTGTCCTTCGGTCACGGGAACCATCTGTGCGTGGGTGCCGAACTGGCGCGCATCGAGGGCCGTATCGCCCTCGAAGCACTCTTCACACGCTTCCCCGGCATCCAGGTGGCCGTTCCGCCGGATCAGCTGCGCCCTCTGCCCAGCTTCATCTCCAACGGCCACCAGGCCCTGCCCGTGCTTCTCCGAGGGGCACGGCACAGTCGCTGA
- a CDS encoding ATP-binding cassette domain-containing protein: protein MDDATLWDMARRIPTALAQTARLAWSVDRRMTATILVCQVLSGLGTAVMLTAVSRALPHLTASDARTGLTQAWPALTVAVAAMATGSGMWILADWATRRLNPKIASAADLTLVDLHMKAELSAYDTEGFTDRSQAAEIGAMRAVDLADDAKTLTGGFVQLVSAATVLTSLHPLLLGVLVLSVLPRGLGGVIAARIDYRVHDRTISARNVRGMMRWWLTTSELADELRANTMRPYLQSWYRAMCDRVEGRELEGARPYLLVTLLAASLSGLFTLGMWVSLAALAVSGAMSTAIAGTAIVASQTAGRALNSIVRYGAVMFHHGLYLSDYHTFIGEVRSSATARGTTRAPAPRRIRLCGAGFTYPGRDEPALHPVTLTLERGEIVALVGENGAGKSTLIRMITGLTVPTAGSVRWDDTDLATADAESAWRHVGLVPQKNGHWPLRVRENITLGQPREHGDEGVWDAAGRVGMTEALERLPDGLDTLLARSVWGGHELSGGQWQRLACARAMYREPAVLVLDEPTSEMDARGEHLIFRELRAMARDRITVVVTHRLDNVRMADRVIVLDQGRVREQGTFDDLVATEGSLLGELYALAQDR, encoded by the coding sequence ATGGACGACGCCACCCTGTGGGACATGGCGCGCAGGATCCCGACGGCACTCGCCCAGACGGCCCGGCTGGCCTGGTCGGTGGACCGTCGGATGACGGCCACCATCCTCGTGTGCCAAGTGCTCTCGGGACTCGGGACCGCCGTGATGCTGACCGCGGTCTCCCGTGCACTCCCCCACCTCACGGCATCCGACGCCCGCACGGGGCTCACCCAGGCGTGGCCCGCGCTCACCGTCGCGGTGGCCGCGATGGCGACGGGATCCGGCATGTGGATCCTCGCGGACTGGGCCACCCGCCGCCTCAATCCGAAGATCGCCTCCGCCGCCGATCTCACGCTGGTCGACCTCCACATGAAGGCCGAACTGTCCGCGTACGACACCGAGGGGTTCACCGACCGGAGCCAGGCGGCGGAGATCGGCGCCATGCGGGCGGTGGACCTCGCGGACGACGCGAAGACCCTGACAGGCGGCTTCGTCCAGTTGGTCTCGGCCGCCACCGTCCTCACCTCCCTCCACCCCCTGCTGCTGGGAGTCCTGGTGCTGTCGGTCCTCCCCAGGGGCCTCGGCGGGGTGATCGCCGCACGCATCGACTACCGGGTCCACGACCGGACGATCTCCGCCCGCAACGTGCGCGGCATGATGCGCTGGTGGCTCACCACCTCGGAACTCGCCGACGAATTGCGCGCCAACACCATGCGCCCGTACCTGCAGTCCTGGTACCGGGCCATGTGCGACCGCGTCGAAGGACGCGAACTCGAGGGCGCCCGCCCCTATCTGCTGGTGACGCTCCTCGCGGCTTCCCTCTCCGGCCTGTTCACGCTCGGCATGTGGGTGTCGCTGGCGGCGCTCGCCGTCTCGGGAGCCATGTCCACCGCGATCGCCGGCACCGCCATCGTGGCCTCGCAGACCGCGGGACGGGCCCTCAACTCGATCGTCCGCTACGGCGCGGTGATGTTCCACCACGGCCTCTACCTCAGTGACTACCACACCTTCATCGGCGAGGTCCGCTCCAGTGCCACGGCCCGTGGCACGACCCGGGCCCCGGCGCCTCGGCGCATCCGCCTGTGCGGGGCCGGATTCACCTACCCCGGCCGGGACGAACCCGCCCTCCATCCCGTCACACTTACTCTCGAACGCGGCGAGATCGTCGCCCTGGTCGGCGAGAACGGCGCCGGCAAGTCCACCCTGATCCGGATGATCACGGGGCTGACCGTGCCGACCGCCGGAAGCGTCCGCTGGGACGACACCGACCTCGCCACCGCCGATGCGGAGTCGGCGTGGCGGCATGTCGGGCTGGTCCCCCAGAAGAACGGGCACTGGCCACTGCGCGTGCGGGAGAACATCACGCTCGGCCAGCCCCGTGAGCACGGCGACGAAGGCGTCTGGGACGCGGCGGGACGCGTGGGCATGACCGAGGCCCTGGAGCGGCTTCCCGACGGGCTCGACACTCTGCTGGCGCGTTCGGTCTGGGGCGGACACGAACTCTCCGGCGGTCAGTGGCAGCGTCTGGCCTGCGCCAGGGCCATGTACCGCGAGCCCGCCGTGCTCGTCCTCGACGAGCCGACCAGCGAGATGGACGCCCGTGGCGAACACCTGATCTTCCGTGAACTGCGCGCCATGGCACGGGACCGGATCACCGTCGTCGTCACCCACCGCCTGGACAACGTGCGGATGGCGGACCGGGTCATCGTCCTCGACCAGGGCCGCGTCCGCGAGCAGGGCACCTTCGACGACCTCGTCGCGACCGAAGGGAGTCTGCTCGGCGAGCTGTACGCGCTCGCCCAGGACCGCTGA
- a CDS encoding DUF4246 domain-containing protein — MTALSAFPLPFRASRALPFAAPRTLRELQMMRCSALIRSKPRWFDKMHDDGITARWTEEALAQGLTEAQVRYVIAELAHYAALRDARTGVEVSAVDGVWQSDALVDDGLRSRLAEAVRVLEEVPAEEQDWHPGSGGLVLDLVHPSLFCLVKDVSGGPGRAWENVADRYAKYEFSEKFQWLPTDIEVGDDGGVALRSYVNNLHPDTHRELASVLPDLLALFRPLWENVLTDLRHPRPLRITADPYGWYDSEPEHPDEDAYSDDDAYDEAVLAWEEAMDDWWETRSPVVPDAPDFVPPVPADASARVDLRGRRLQVIVKLATIHLTPEKPEYPGGSWHVEGMLNERIVSTGIYYWDSENITESRLAFRTALDDPNYEQNDDNGLREVYGLENEDALNQTLGSAPTPAGRCLAFPNTLQHRVSPFRLADPGRPGHRKILAFFLVDPSRRIVSTSDVPPQQPWSATSTMTLAQAEEFREQLMQERKFFIDEHNEEVYEREFSLCEH, encoded by the coding sequence TTGACCGCCCTGTCCGCCTTCCCGCTGCCCTTCCGAGCCTCTCGCGCCCTGCCGTTCGCGGCACCCCGCACCCTGCGCGAACTCCAGATGATGCGGTGCAGCGCACTCATACGGTCGAAGCCGCGGTGGTTCGACAAGATGCACGACGACGGCATCACCGCCCGGTGGACCGAGGAGGCGCTCGCCCAGGGGCTCACCGAGGCACAGGTCCGTTACGTCATCGCCGAACTCGCCCACTACGCCGCGCTGCGGGACGCACGCACCGGTGTCGAGGTGTCCGCGGTGGACGGGGTGTGGCAGTCGGACGCACTGGTCGACGACGGCCTCCGCTCCCGTCTGGCCGAAGCGGTACGCGTCCTGGAGGAGGTTCCCGCCGAGGAGCAGGACTGGCATCCGGGCTCCGGCGGACTGGTGCTCGACCTGGTCCATCCCTCGCTCTTCTGCCTGGTGAAGGACGTGAGCGGCGGCCCCGGCCGGGCGTGGGAGAACGTGGCCGACCGGTACGCGAAGTACGAGTTCTCGGAGAAGTTCCAGTGGCTGCCCACCGACATCGAGGTCGGTGACGACGGCGGCGTCGCCCTCCGCTCGTACGTCAACAACCTCCACCCCGACACCCATCGCGAACTGGCCTCCGTCCTCCCGGACCTGCTCGCACTCTTCCGCCCGCTGTGGGAGAACGTGCTGACCGACCTGCGCCATCCGCGGCCCCTGCGCATCACCGCCGACCCCTACGGGTGGTACGACTCGGAGCCGGAGCACCCGGACGAGGACGCCTACAGCGACGACGACGCCTACGACGAGGCCGTTCTCGCCTGGGAGGAGGCGATGGACGACTGGTGGGAGACCCGCAGTCCGGTCGTCCCGGACGCGCCCGACTTCGTCCCGCCCGTGCCGGCGGACGCCTCCGCCCGGGTCGACCTGCGCGGCCGCCGCCTCCAGGTCATCGTGAAGCTCGCCACCATCCACCTCACCCCGGAGAAGCCCGAGTACCCCGGCGGCTCCTGGCACGTGGAGGGGATGCTGAACGAGCGGATCGTCTCGACCGGCATCTACTACTGGGACAGCGAGAACATCACCGAGAGCCGGCTCGCCTTCCGGACGGCACTCGACGACCCGAACTACGAGCAGAACGACGACAACGGCCTCCGCGAGGTCTACGGCCTGGAGAACGAGGACGCCCTCAACCAGACGCTGGGATCGGCGCCGACCCCGGCCGGCCGCTGTCTGGCGTTCCCCAACACCCTCCAGCACCGCGTGAGCCCGTTCCGCCTCGCGGATCCCGGCCGCCCCGGGCACCGGAAGATACTCGCCTTCTTCCTGGTCGACCCGTCCCGAAGGATCGTCTCGACCTCCGACGTGCCCCCGCAGCAGCCGTGGTCCGCCACGTCGACCATGACCCTGGCGCAGGCCGAGGAGTTTCGCGAGCAGCTCATGCAGGAACGCAAGTTCTTCATCGACGAACACAACGAGGAGGTCTACGAGCGGGAGTTCTCCCTCTGCGAACACTGA